Sequence from the Undibacterium piscinae genome:
TCAGGCGGAAGGACAGAATCCATACTGATGTCCATGCCTCCTATTGTTAAATGGCGTTACGACTGGAAACCGGAAGCTGGTAGTGCCGAAGCGAAACTGGCGACCGATTTTCTGGTACACAAGGAATGGGTATAAACCCTGCACGCTGTGTACTGGTGCTAGGTGGCAGCTTTGATCCGGTACATAGCGGTCATATCGCTCTGGCTCAGCATTATGTAAGGCTATTGCAGCCGCAAGAGTTGCGTCTTGTGCCTGCCGGACAACCCTGGCAAAAGAATCGTCTTATCGCCGATGCGGCTCAACGCGTACAGATGTTAAAGCTAGCCTTCGAATCTGGCTTTAATCTGCCGGTATCGATCGACCGGCAAGAAATCGAGCGCGCGGAACGACATGAAGCAAGTTTCACTATCGAGACCTTGGGTAATCTGCGCAAGGAATTGGGAGACGATACTTCCATCGTCTTTTTGATAGGCGCTGACCAATTGCAAAACCTGTCAAGCTGGAGACAGTGGCGGCAATTGTTTGATGTGGCACACATTTGCGCTGCCTCCAGACCAGGATTTTCTCTGGACCAAGGCGGACTAAACCAGGAAGTAGCCCAGGAGTGGAATCAAAGAGCCGGGTCTCTGCAAGAAATACGAAACTTGCCGTCGGGAAAATCGTATTTATCGCAAGATCTTTCATGGGATGTATCGGCAACCAGCATCCGGCACGAATTAAAGCAGACTTTGCAAACACCGCAAACTCAACAAACAACGTCGCTAATACCGCCCAAGGTGTTAGACTACATTCAACAACATCATTTATACAGATAAAAGCATGAAAAATATGGACATCAAAAAATTACAAACCTTAGTTGTTGACGCGCTCGAAGACGTCAAAGCACAAGACATCCAGGTATTCGATACCATGCACCTGACCAGCTTGTTTGATCGCGTAGCGATCGCATCTGGTACTTCCAACCGCCAAACTAAAGCGCTGGCCGCTTCAGTACGCGATAAAGTCAAGGAAAATGGCGGCGAAATCGTCGGCATCGAAGGTGAAGTAACCGGTGAGTGGGTACTGGTCGATCTGGGCGACATGGTCGTGCACATCATGCAACCGGCAATTCGCGCTTACTACCGTCTGGAAGAAATCTGGGGCGATAAAGAAGTGAAATTTGGCGCCGCCAAACGCGTCACTAAAGGCTTGGCTAAAGCTTCCGACGACACTGTTGACGCTGATGCCAAACCAAAACGCGCCAGCCGCAGCAAGGCAGCGCCAGTTGAAGTTACTCCGGACATGATGGCAATCCAGACTACCCTCGATGACGATGTCAAAAAGCCGGTGCGCAAACCACGTGCAGTTAAACCTGCTGGCGATGAAGCTGCGGCGAAACCTGCTCGTAAAACCACTACCGGAAAAACCGCCGGCACTACCAGCAGCAGCGTTGCTCCTGCAGTGAAAAAACCACGCGTAAAAACACCAGTCGGTGCCCGCGTTAAAGTCGCTTCGACCAAAACGGCAACCGCTTCAGCCAAACAAGCTGCAACCAAGCGCGCTACCACACGCCGCAAGACTGCGGAATAAGCACGATCTGGCATCGGGCCTGGCATGAGCCAGACTTAATGCCAGCCAAAGCGAGCGGCATGGTTTATCCAGCCGCTCGCTTTCCAATCAACGTCAACACATACGCCGGCACTACATCCCGACCCCGGGTCAGATGCCGGTTCCGGCAAATCAGCAAACCCCTCTTCCTTATCTGACACCCCATGCAGCTCATCATCGCCGCCGTCGGTCATAAAATGCCCGCCTGGATAGAAACCGGCTTTCAGGAATACGTCAAGCGTATGCCGCCTGAATGCAGGATACACATCAAGGAAATTAAGCCTATAGAGCGCTCCGGCAGCAAAACCGCCGAAACCGTAATGGCCTTGGAAAGCAGCAAAATCGAAGCGGTCATCCCTAAAAATGCACGCATCATCGCTTTAGATGAACACGGTAAAGACCTCACCTCGGTAGCTTTATCGCAGCACCTGACGCAATGGCAGCAAGACGGACGCGACGTGGTCTTTGTGATCGGTGGCGCCGATGGCCTTGATGCGCAATTCAAAGCCAAAGCCGATATGCTGGTACGCATTTCCAGTATGACGCTACCGCATGGCATGGTCCGTGTGGTATTGGCGGAACAGTTATATCGTGCCTGGTCAATCACGCAAAACCATCCGTATCATCGGGTATGATGGCGTATCTCTGAATACTTAGCAGGAGGGCATATGATTTCCGCCCAGAACAAGATTTATCTCGCCTCGAAAAGCCCGCGTCGCCGTGAATTACTGCGTCAGGTTGGTATCGATTTTGAATTGCTGCTATTGCGCGACGCTTTGCCGCGCGGACCGGATGTCTCGGAAATAGTCTTGCCCGGTGAATTACCGGATGCCTATGTCGCCCGGGTCACCCAGGAAAAAGCCAGTACCGCCTGGAATATCCTGCAGATGCGGCGCTTGCCGCTACGCCCGGTATTGGCGGCCGACACTACGGTGGTGCTCGGCCAGCAGATACTCGGCAAACCCGGTTCACCGGCGGAAGCGCTGGCCATGCTAAAACAACTATCGGGTAACACCCACCGGGTGCTCACCAGCTTGGCGGTGCATCATCAGGGCGATAATTTCCACTGTACGCAAACCTCGGAAGTGACGTTCACGACCTTAAACGAGCAGCAAATGCAAGCCTATTGCGCGACTCAGGAACCCTACGACAAAGCCGGCGGATATGGGATACAGGGTATTGCCGCACGTTATATTTCTCACATTAGCGGTAGTTATTCTGGCATCATGGGACTACCCTTGTTTGAGACTACACTTTTGTTACGGCAGGCAGGTATCCGACTCCCCTAATTTTTTTATTTATGAGCGAAAATCTCCTCATCAACATCACCCCGCAGGAAACCCGCGTCGCCCTGATTTTCCAAGGCGCGGTACAAGAACTCCATATTGAACGCACGCTTTCCCGCGGATTGGTAGGCAATATTTATCTTGGCAAAGTAGTCCGTGTTTTGCCTGGCATGCAATCGGCATTTATTGATATAGGTTTGGAGCGCGCAGCATTTCTGCACGTCGCCGACATCTGGGATGCCCGCTCGCAAGAAGCCGGCACCAATGTATTGACCCCGATAGAAAAGCTGCTGTATGACGGCCAGTCAGTAACGGTTCAGGTAGTCAAAGACCCGATCGGCACCAAGGGAGCGCGACTCTCCACCCAAATTTCGATTGCCGGACGCATGCTGGTGTATCTGCCGCAGGATTCGCATATCGGCATTTCGCAGCGTATAGAAAATGAGGCCGAACGCGAAGCCTTGCGCAACAAGGTCAAAGCCTTGCAGCAACCGGAAGAAAAAGGCGGCTTCATCGTCCGTACCATGGCGGAAGACGCCTCTGACCTGGATCTGAAATCTGACGTCGAATATTTACGCCGTACCTGGGCCACCATTACCCAGTTGGCAAAAACCCGTCCGCCATCGAGTTTGCTGCATCAGGATCTGAATCTGGCGCAACGCGTCTTGCGCGACTTCGTCAATGAAGAGACCGACAGCATACAAGTCGACTCCAGAGAAAATCATCTGATGCTGACGGAGTTCGGCAAAACTTACACACCGTCAGTGCTACCGAAATTGCAGCACTACACCGGCGAACGACCTTTGTTTGACCTCTACGGCGTAGAGGAAGAAATCGAGCGCGCCCTGGGCCGCAGGGTCAATCTCAAATCCGGTGGTTACCTGATCATAGACCAGACCGAAGCGATGACCACGATAGACGTCAACACCGGTAGTTTTGTGGCGGGACGTAATTTTGACGACACCATATTCAAGACCAACCTGGAAGCGGCACACGCCATCGCGCGCCAGTTAAGACTACGAAACTTGGGTGGCATCATCATTCTCGACATCATCGACATGGAGAATGAAGAGCATAAAACCGCGGTACTGGCAGAACTCAATAAGGCACTGTCACGTGACCGCACCAAATTATCGGTTTCCGGATTTTCCGCACTGGGTCTGGTAGAAGTGACGCGCAAACGCACGCGCGAGTCGCTGGCCCATGTACTGTGCGAAACTTGCCCGGCTTGTTCCGGCAAGGGCCAGGTCAAGACCGCCCGCACTATCTGCTACGAAATATTGCGGGAGTTATTGCGCGAAGCGAAGCAATTCAACCCACGCGAATTTCGCATCATGGCTTCGCAAGTGGTGGTCGATATGTTTCTCGAGGAAGAGTCACAACATCTGGCAATGCTAGGTGATTTCATAGGAAAGCCAATTTCCCTGCAAGTGGAAAACGTGTTCCATCAGGAACAATACGATATTATTTTGATGTAACTCTGCATTGGGTTTAGGCTAACGCTCTGGCAGAGCTTCACTCCGAAAAATCCTATCAAGGCATTCATAGCATTATTGGTCGCACAAAATGATCATTGAAGCCGAAATAAATGGGCATTAATTGTTTTTTATACGTTCGTTTTTCGAACGAATATGACGCCAAATTCTCAGCGTTTCTTTTTCTAAAAAAGCAACGCACCAAGTTGTGGGGGAAAAATTTCGACTTATATATATATAAGCTCAGTTTTGTTCACAATGTAAACACTACTCAACTATGCTAATTAACCAGGATTAAATATGAAACCGAACTTACCGTTGCAGAAACCAAATATTCATATAGATAAAATTCGAATGAGAGTCCATTGCGTCCATACACCATTGGGCAAATCTATGTTTATTGACAAATCTATTTTGCAGCTCAACACCAATGCTTCAATACCTATGTAAGATCAATGCAGGTATGTAACGCGCAGGAATTACCAAACGAAGTTGATATCTTCAAAGCTACGTCAACGAACAATTGACCAGAGAAGGCAACGTAGAAGATCGCCAAG
This genomic interval carries:
- a CDS encoding nicotinate-nucleotide adenylyltransferase → MGINPARCVLVLGGSFDPVHSGHIALAQHYVRLLQPQELRLVPAGQPWQKNRLIADAAQRVQMLKLAFESGFNLPVSIDRQEIERAERHEASFTIETLGNLRKELGDDTSIVFLIGADQLQNLSSWRQWRQLFDVAHICAASRPGFSLDQGGLNQEVAQEWNQRAGSLQEIRNLPSGKSYLSQDLSWDVSATSIRHELKQTLQTPQTQQTTSLIPPKVLDYIQQHHLYR
- the rsfS gene encoding ribosome silencing factor, which gives rise to MDIKKLQTLVVDALEDVKAQDIQVFDTMHLTSLFDRVAIASGTSNRQTKALAASVRDKVKENGGEIVGIEGEVTGEWVLVDLGDMVVHIMQPAIRAYYRLEEIWGDKEVKFGAAKRVTKGLAKASDDTVDADAKPKRASRSKAAPVEVTPDMMAIQTTLDDDVKKPVRKPRAVKPAGDEAAAKPARKTTTGKTAGTTSSSVAPAVKKPRVKTPVGARVKVASTKTATASAKQAATKRATTRRKTAE
- the rlmH gene encoding 23S rRNA (pseudouridine(1915)-N(3))-methyltransferase RlmH, which codes for MQLIIAAVGHKMPAWIETGFQEYVKRMPPECRIHIKEIKPIERSGSKTAETVMALESSKIEAVIPKNARIIALDEHGKDLTSVALSQHLTQWQQDGRDVVFVIGGADGLDAQFKAKADMLVRISSMTLPHGMVRVVLAEQLYRAWSITQNHPYHRV
- a CDS encoding septum formation inhibitor Maf, whose translation is MISAQNKIYLASKSPRRRELLRQVGIDFELLLLRDALPRGPDVSEIVLPGELPDAYVARVTQEKASTAWNILQMRRLPLRPVLAADTTVVLGQQILGKPGSPAEALAMLKQLSGNTHRVLTSLAVHHQGDNFHCTQTSEVTFTTLNEQQMQAYCATQEPYDKAGGYGIQGIAARYISHISGSYSGIMGLPLFETTLLLRQAGIRLP
- the rng gene encoding ribonuclease G; protein product: MSENLLINITPQETRVALIFQGAVQELHIERTLSRGLVGNIYLGKVVRVLPGMQSAFIDIGLERAAFLHVADIWDARSQEAGTNVLTPIEKLLYDGQSVTVQVVKDPIGTKGARLSTQISIAGRMLVYLPQDSHIGISQRIENEAEREALRNKVKALQQPEEKGGFIVRTMAEDASDLDLKSDVEYLRRTWATITQLAKTRPPSSLLHQDLNLAQRVLRDFVNEETDSIQVDSRENHLMLTEFGKTYTPSVLPKLQHYTGERPLFDLYGVEEEIERALGRRVNLKSGGYLIIDQTEAMTTIDVNTGSFVAGRNFDDTIFKTNLEAAHAIARQLRLRNLGGIIILDIIDMENEEHKTAVLAELNKALSRDRTKLSVSGFSALGLVEVTRKRTRESLAHVLCETCPACSGKGQVKTARTICYEILRELLREAKQFNPREFRIMASQVVVDMFLEEESQHLAMLGDFIGKPISLQVENVFHQEQYDIILM